Within the Gloeomargarita sp. SRBZ-1_bins_9 genome, the region TAACAGGCTGGTATGAACTGGGGGTTTCAACCCGGTCCAAGCCAGTCCCATGCCCCCCATAGCCAACCCTGCCATGACCCCAAAAACAGCTTGATACGACCCTAACCAATCCCGAATTTGACCGGTCAGCAATGTACCTAAAAGCGCCCCTGCACCGTAGGCCGTAAACACCCAACCGTAGTTTTGGGCATAGCGGTCGGGGTGGAAAAAACGCAGAGTAACCGTGGGAGCCATGGCCAGCCACCCCCCCAAACAGAACCAAAATAGGCTAAACGCCAGCAGGTAATGGCCTACTTGGCCTGCCCGCGCCGAACCCATTACCAGCGCAGCGACAAACATTAGGGCATAGGAAAACATCGCTACGTAGCGGGGAGGAAACCGGTCGCTCAACCAACCAAACAGGGGACGACTGACCCCATTGCCCACAGCAAACCAAGCGACACTGGCTGCTGCCAGGTCAGCAGTGATGCCAATGACCTCCTGACCGACGGGACTAGCAATCCCAATCGCGCTCAGCCCAATGAAAGTTCCTAGGGCATAGCACAGCCATAACCCGTAGAAGGAGCGGCTGCGCCACAGAGTCACCGGATAGACCCCATTTGTTTGCATCCCAGACGAGTCCGTTGGGGGGCGCCAATCCGGCGGCGGCAACCGCATCCATCCCGCCAGGGCCAGGATCACCGTCATCAACAGCAACCCCATCAGCCGCAGCGCCACCCGCACCCCGTAGGTTTGAATCCACAAGTTGGCCAGGGGCGCCGTGACCAAGGGAGACAATCCAAACCCCACCACTGTTAGCCCCACAGCCAGCCCCTTGCGGTCAGGAAACCAGCGGGCCGCTACCAGCAGTGGGACACCATACGTCATACCAATCCCTGATCCCCCCAGCACCCCATACCCCACCACCAGTAAAGGCAACCCCTTTGCTAGACTGGCCAAGAGATAACCCAGCCCCACCAGCAGTCCTCCCATCACCGTCACCCGACGTGTGCCCAGGTGTGGCAAACCAAAGCCGGCAATCGGCATCAGCAAGGCATAAAACAGCAATGCCAGGGTATAGGGAAGTAGGCTGGCGGTAGCGCTTAAGCCCAGGTGTTCTTCCAGGGGCAGGCGAAAAATGCTCCAGGAGTAAACCGTCCCCAGGCACAGCAAAATGGCCATGCCTAAAGGCAGCAGGAACCAACGTCCCCGCCGCGCCGGTTGCCCAAATAGGGTTAGAGGAGTCATAGGGAGTAGCTGTTACTCGATGTCCGCCGGTGGCTCCAAGCTTTCCAGTTCTGTCCCCCGGCACCCCACCACTATACCCAACGCCAAAAAATGCACGCTGTAGATATAGAACATCTGCAGAAACGTGCCGATGCCCACCACGTAGCCCACCTCCCCCTTGCCGGCCAAAACCTCCCTCGGCCCCCGTCCGATGAACGTACCGTCGTTGCGAATCGTCCGGGTGAGCCGCACCTTTTCCCCCAGGGCAAATTGGGGAGGACCCATCAACTCGCTTGGAGTTCCGTCCATGACGCTTGGACCCTCTGGGCGATTGTTCTCAATTCCGACAGGGGCAACCCCCCTTTGTGACGAGTAGCCCGTCGGCGCACAAGGGCCAAAATTGCCTGAGCTTGGGCGGGCGTGACCTGCACCCCCATCTGCTGTAAAACGTGAGTGATGGCGTGGGTACCCGAATGTTTGCCAATCACCAGTTGCCGCTGTCGTCCCACCCGCTCCGGGGGATAGGGTTCATAGGTCAAGGGGTCAGTCAGTACGCCGTGGGCATGGATACCCGCCTCATGGGCAAAGGTGTTGATGCCAACAACCGCCTTGCACAAGGGTGGACGACAATTAGCCGCCTGGGCCACCCGTTGGGACAGTTCCCAGAAACGGCTGGTGTCTATGGGCAACCGACAGCCATAAATCTCCTGCAAGGCCAGCACCACCTCCTCCAAGGCCGCATTCCCAGCCCGTTCCCCTAAACCGTTGACCGTCGTGTTCACCGCACGGGCGCCGGCGCGAATTCCCGCCAGGGCGTTGGCCGTGGCCATACCGAAATCGTCGTGGGTGTGCATCTCCACCGGAATCGCCAGCGCCTCGGTCAAATGCCGTACCTGATCATAGGTTGTAAAAGGGTCAAGACAGCCGACTGTATCGCAAAACCGGAACCGTTCCGCCCCCCACGCCTGGGCTGCCGTGGCCACCTCCAATAGAAACCTAGGGTCAGCGCGGGAACTATCCTCTCCCCCGACGGCCACAAATAACCCCTGGTCCTTGGCGAATTGGATACAGGCCCGTAACTGCTGGAGCATCGCCTGCCGATCGCCTTGGAACTTCACCCCGATTTGCACCTCTGACACCGGCACCGAGATATGCACCCGGCGTAGCCCACAGGCCAGAGAAGCCCGCAGGTCCTCCAGGCGGCAACGATTCCAGCCAATCAACTGGGCCTTGAGACCCGCCCGAACGATGCGCCGGATGGCTTTTGCTTCCTCCCCCCCCATGGCCGGGATACCCACTTCCAATTCCGGAATGCCGATGGCGTCCAGCAAGCGGGCAATGGCCAGTTTTTCCTCAGGGGTAAACGCTACGCCTGCCGCCTGTTCCCCATCCCGCAGGGTTGTATCGTTGATCCAAACCATCTCCAGCATCATGGCCTCTAACCAAACAGGAATGGCCTGAACCACCTGGCGGTATAAAGACGAATAAACACCACAAACCTGATCCCATCCATTACCCGCCGGGTACCGCTAAACTCTGCCAACAACGCTCTAACCAATCCACCTGCTGCTGGCGGGAGCTATTAAACCGGAACAGGATCATGGCCACCAGAATCGCCTGATGGCAATTTTTGATTTCTACGGCCAGGGAACCATCTGCCAAACATTCACAAGCAATTGCCAATTCCTGGAGACGCGCGCGGATATTCCACCGCTCTCCCACCGGTAAGGTTTCGATATGGTCTGTCAAAATAGCCTCCCACATAAGCCTGATCCCCTATTTCCTGTTCCTTTCGTTATAACAAGCCCCTGTCTTGCCCTCGCCTGGTACCCCTGGATCCCTGATTGTTTAGTTAGGTTGTACTCAGCCCCCACCGGCGACCTGTGTCCCCGTTAACGGCTGGCTTGACAGCTCTAGACCCATGCCGACTCCTGGAATGAACTGGAATTTTTCTCCCTAGGCCGTTCTATTTTTGTCCGGTGCAACAAGGATTTTGGGGGATTTGGAAATTCCTCTGCCTCTGTACCCCCCCTTCTCTCGCCTGGCTAACCGACGATAGGCGAAATTTTACATCAATTTTGGTATTATATGTAACGGTCTAAATATGCTAGTGTTATGATTGATACAAAAGATGCGATCGATGGGTGTCAATCGAGGCTGGAGTTGAGTAGATTTTAAGGCTGTTTCCCCTGTCGAAAGGGTTTCCTCTGGGGGGAAAAATACCCGATTCTTGATGTCCTTAAAAGTGCTATGTCCCATGGGTAGGGTTGTGGGGGATTGAGTACCTACCTAACCAATTTAATGAGGGGATTTGAGGGGTATCATTGGGGCGCAAAAACGGCAGTGATATAACGATGGCATCGGATAGGGAGGCCTCAAAAAATGGCAACCGATGCCCCAACCCACTGCCGTTGTACCCAAAACGGGCTGGCTGACGCTCTGGTGGAACGGGATGCCCGTTTACAGGCGCGGATTGCCCGGCACCCTTGCTACAGCGAGGAGGC harbors:
- the nifV gene encoding homocitrate synthase; protein product: MVQAIPVWLEAMMLEMVWINDTTLRDGEQAAGVAFTPEEKLAIARLLDAIGIPELEVGIPAMGGEEAKAIRRIVRAGLKAQLIGWNRCRLEDLRASLACGLRRVHISVPVSEVQIGVKFQGDRQAMLQQLRACIQFAKDQGLFVAVGGEDSSRADPRFLLEVATAAQAWGAERFRFCDTVGCLDPFTTYDQVRHLTEALAIPVEMHTHDDFGMATANALAGIRAGARAVNTTVNGLGERAGNAALEEVVLALQEIYGCRLPIDTSRFWELSQRVAQAANCRPPLCKAVVGINTFAHEAGIHAHGVLTDPLTYEPYPPERVGRQRQLVIGKHSGTHAITHVLQQMGVQVTPAQAQAILALVRRRATRHKGGLPLSELRTIAQRVQASWTELQAS
- a CDS encoding nitrogen fixation protein NifZ, which codes for MDGTPSELMGPPQFALGEKVRLTRTIRNDGTFIGRGPREVLAGKGEVGYVVGIGTFLQMFYIYSVHFLALGIVVGCRGTELESLEPPADIE
- a CDS encoding OFA family MFS transporter; its protein translation is MTPLTLFGQPARRGRWFLLPLGMAILLCLGTVYSWSIFRLPLEEHLGLSATASLLPYTLALLFYALLMPIAGFGLPHLGTRRVTVMGGLLVGLGYLLASLAKGLPLLVVGYGVLGGSGIGMTYGVPLLVAARWFPDRKGLAVGLTVVGFGLSPLVTAPLANLWIQTYGVRVALRLMGLLLMTVILALAGWMRLPPPDWRPPTDSSGMQTNGVYPVTLWRSRSFYGLWLCYALGTFIGLSAIGIASPVGQEVIGITADLAAASVAWFAVGNGVSRPLFGWLSDRFPPRYVAMFSYALMFVAALVMGSARAGQVGHYLLAFSLFWFCLGGWLAMAPTVTLRFFHPDRYAQNYGWVFTAYGAGALLGTLLTGQIRDWLGSYQAVFGVMAGLAMGGMGLAWTGLKPPVHTSLLKG